In the Helicoverpa armigera isolate CAAS_96S chromosome 15, ASM3070526v1, whole genome shotgun sequence genome, one interval contains:
- the LOC110370556 gene encoding DNA-directed RNA polymerases I, II, and III subunit RPABC1 — translation MDDDAETYKLWRIRKTVMQLCHDRGYLVTQDELDQTLEQFKEQFGDKPSEKRPARSDLIVLVAHNDDPTDQMFVFFPDEPKIGIKTIKTYCTRMQEENIHRAIVVVQAGMTPSAKQSLVDMAPKYILEQFLESELLINITEHELVPEHIVLTPDEKAELLTRYKLKENMLMRIQAGDPVARYFGLKRGQVVKIIRSSETAGRYISYRLVC, via the exons ATGGATGACGATGCGGAAACTTATAAACTTTGGCGTATCCGTAAAACAGTAATGCAG TTATGCCATGACCGTGGATACTTAGTAACACAGGATGAATTGGACCAAACGTTGGAGCAGTTTAAAGAGCAATTTGGTGATAAACCCAG tgAGAAGAGACCAGCAAGAAGTGATTTAATTGTACTGGTAGCCCACAATGATGACCCTACTGATCAGATGTTCGTTTTCTTTCCCGATGAACCCAAAATTGGtataaaaactatcaaaacaTACTGTACTAGGATGCAGGAAGAAAATATTCACAGAGCCATTGTTGTAGTACAAGCag GTATGACGCCGTCAGCAAAGCAGTCGCTAGTAGACATGGCGCCGAAGTACATTCTGGAACAATTCCTGGAGTCAGAGCTGCTGATCAACATCACTGAACATGAGCTGGTGCCGGAACACATTGTGCTAACACCTGATGAGAAGGCTGAATTATTGACTAGATA TAAATTGAAAGAGAACATGTTGATGAGAATACAGGCAGGTGATCCAGTAGCAAGATATTTCGGACTTAAAAGAGGACAG gtgGTGAAGATTATTCGATCGTCGGAAACAGCTGGACGATACATTTCATATAGATTAGTATGTTag